In Zingiber officinale cultivar Zhangliang chromosome 1A, Zo_v1.1, whole genome shotgun sequence, a genomic segment contains:
- the LOC122038263 gene encoding uncharacterized protein LOC122038263, with product MLLFRSVSGWAALLLASMGGCLECCTKSTPTIAVDEPSRGLKIQGRTVKKPNVTEEFWSTSTLDLENSGVQSQRSMSSISTLAPASLDHHGIGSTSNSLEFVNHGLVLWNQTRQQWIGDARPAVQRQRAQDPRLRWNATYDNLLGSNKPFPRPIPLSEMIHFLADEWDQEGLYD from the exons ATGCTACTTTTCCGATCCGTGTCTGGTTGGGCCGCGCTCCTCCTCGCCTCCATGGG AGGTTGCCTTGAATGTTGTACCAAGTCTACTCCAACTATCGCTGTTGATGAGCCTTCAAGGGGTTTGAAAATCCAAGGCCGAACAGTGAAGAAACCTAATGTGACTGAAGAATTCTGGAGCACAAGCACGCTTGATTTGGAAAACAGTGGAGTTCAATCACAAAGAAGCATGTCTTCAATTAGCACCTTGGCACCAGCCTCCCTTGATCACCATGGAATAGGAAGCACAAGCAACTCTCTGGAATTTGTAAATCAtg GTCTTGTTTTATGGAATCAAACAAGACAGCAATGGATTGGAGACGCAAGGCCCGCTGTCCAACGACAGCGAGCTCAAGATCCAAGGTTAAG ATGGAATGCAACATATGATAATTTACTTGGGAGCAATAAGCCATTTCCACGGCCCATCCCTCTCTCG GAAATGATACATTTTCTTGCAGACGAGTGGGACCAGGAGGGTTTGTATGATTGA